A part of Silvimonas soli genomic DNA contains:
- a CDS encoding GNAT family N-acetyltransferase — protein sequence MQTWSNELGQPLGKPLPDWQNPPFPIATTLEGYGCRMEPLDVAKHSNALWEAFSEDIEGRVWTYLSVGPFANKAGHDGWLRALASKSDPQPYAIVDAATGLAAGIATYLRIAPETASIEVGWLTFSPRMQKTKLATAAMFLLMRNAFKLGYRRYEWKCNSLNAPSHRAAERLGFTFEGIFRQAAINKGRSRDTTWLSIIDNEWPLLEVAFEQWLQADNFDAAGRQRSSLSALTSAALAQRAT from the coding sequence ATGCAGACATGGAGCAATGAACTCGGCCAACCTTTGGGTAAACCCTTGCCGGATTGGCAAAATCCACCTTTCCCGATTGCTACCACGCTGGAAGGCTACGGTTGCCGGATGGAACCGCTTGATGTGGCAAAACACAGCAACGCGTTGTGGGAAGCTTTTTCCGAAGATATTGAAGGCCGTGTCTGGACTTATTTGAGTGTCGGGCCATTTGCCAACAAGGCTGGGCATGACGGCTGGTTACGTGCGCTGGCAAGCAAGTCTGACCCGCAACCGTATGCCATTGTCGATGCCGCAACCGGCTTGGCTGCGGGTATCGCCACCTATCTACGCATTGCGCCAGAAACGGCGAGTATCGAGGTTGGCTGGCTGACTTTCTCGCCGCGCATGCAGAAAACCAAACTGGCGACTGCTGCGATGTTCTTGCTGATGCGCAACGCCTTCAAGCTTGGCTATCGCCGCTATGAATGGAAGTGTAATTCGCTGAACGCACCGTCCCATCGTGCGGCGGAGCGTTTGGGCTTTACTTTTGAGGGGATTTTCCGCCAAGCCGCCATCAATAAAGGACGCAGCCGCGACACAACCTGGTTATCGATTATTGATAACGAATGGCCGTTACTGGAGGTGGCATTTGAACAATGGCTGCAGGCGGATAATTTTGATGCGGCTGGCCGTCAGCGCAGCAGCCTGTCGGCGTTGACCAGCGCGGCGCTGGCCCAGCGGGCGACATAA
- a CDS encoding YiiD C-terminal domain-containing protein, which produces MTVAFADYWNSRLRDGFPVLAAMQVHVMGDVDDWSIAVPYEPNRNDHATAFGGSISTLATIAGWMAVNVAAGEGADVVIQSGATDFLLPIPGDFTAHVLPVDEQQLAAFQRMYQRRGKGRLSVTVEVHTASKMLAARFVGVYVAVRL; this is translated from the coding sequence GTGACGGTCGCATTTGCTGACTACTGGAATAGCCGTCTTCGTGACGGCTTTCCTGTTTTGGCGGCGATGCAAGTGCACGTAATGGGCGATGTGGATGATTGGTCGATCGCGGTACCATACGAACCCAACCGCAACGATCACGCCACCGCTTTTGGTGGCAGTATCTCGACGCTGGCGACGATAGCTGGCTGGATGGCGGTGAATGTAGCCGCGGGCGAGGGCGCTGATGTGGTGATCCAGTCTGGTGCTACTGACTTCCTGTTGCCGATCCCCGGCGATTTCACTGCTCATGTGCTGCCGGTTGACGAACAGCAACTGGCTGCCTTCCAGCGCATGTACCAGCGACGTGGCAAAGGGCGCCTGTCTGTGACCGTAGAAGTGCACACAGCCAGCAAGATGCTGGCTGCGCGTTTTGTCGGCGTTTATGTGGCGGTGCGGTTGTAA
- a CDS encoding DEAD/DEAH box helicase: MTFATLGLAPAVLKAVEEQGYESPTPIQAQAIPVVLEGKDVLGAAQTGTGKTAAFTLPILTRLAPYANTSVSPARHQVRALILTPTRELADQVYESVKTYGKHQALRSHVVYGGVDINGQIPALRAGVEVLVATPGRLLDHVQQKTVNLSQVEILVLDEADRMLDMGFIPDIRRIMDLLTNRKQTLLFSATFSPEIKKLVADFLHEPVTVEVARQNATNENVEQILHPCETHRKKALLAHLIRTQDMQQVIVFTRTKQGADVLARDLKREGFEVEAVHGDRDQKARMEALAAFKENRIKVMVATDVAARGLDISELPYVVNFELPGNPEDYVHRIGRTGRAGAKGIAISLVDPGEEKAFLGIQKLIKKTFQLTPVPGFSPGTHMEPAAPASPPQRTRDNREGRESRDGRERGGNREARSNAVATPPRMAPVRANAVAVVPALGGSARTVNEMPDAPLIAHNRPKQIAALFLPPRYPVNSSGS, translated from the coding sequence ATGACATTTGCAACGCTGGGGCTGGCGCCCGCAGTACTCAAAGCTGTTGAAGAACAAGGCTACGAGAGCCCAACCCCGATCCAGGCTCAGGCGATCCCAGTGGTGCTGGAAGGCAAGGATGTATTGGGCGCAGCCCAGACTGGCACCGGCAAAACCGCCGCGTTTACCCTGCCCATCCTCACTCGCCTCGCGCCTTACGCCAACACCAGTGTTTCTCCGGCTCGCCATCAGGTGCGTGCGCTGATCCTGACTCCAACCCGCGAACTGGCCGATCAGGTTTATGAATCGGTCAAAACCTACGGCAAGCATCAAGCTCTGCGTAGCCACGTGGTGTATGGCGGTGTCGACATCAACGGCCAGATTCCTGCGCTGCGTGCCGGTGTCGAAGTGCTGGTCGCCACGCCCGGTCGTTTGCTCGATCACGTGCAGCAAAAAACCGTGAATTTGTCGCAAGTCGAGATTCTGGTGCTGGACGAAGCCGATCGCATGCTGGATATGGGTTTTATCCCCGATATCCGCCGCATCATGGATTTGCTGACCAACCGCAAGCAGACGCTGCTGTTCTCCGCGACTTTCTCGCCCGAAATCAAAAAGCTGGTGGCCGACTTCCTGCACGAACCAGTGACAGTTGAAGTGGCTCGCCAGAACGCCACCAACGAAAACGTTGAACAAATCCTGCATCCTTGCGAAACCCATCGCAAAAAAGCTTTGCTGGCGCATTTGATCCGCACGCAAGACATGCAGCAGGTCATTGTGTTCACCCGCACCAAACAAGGTGCTGATGTACTCGCCCGTGATCTCAAGCGCGAAGGGTTTGAAGTTGAGGCTGTCCACGGTGATCGCGACCAGAAAGCGCGGATGGAAGCGTTGGCCGCGTTCAAGGAAAACCGTATCAAGGTGATGGTTGCGACTGACGTTGCCGCGCGTGGTCTGGATATTTCCGAACTGCCGTATGTGGTTAACTTTGAATTGCCAGGCAACCCGGAAGACTATGTGCACCGTATCGGCCGCACCGGTCGTGCTGGTGCCAAGGGCATTGCCATTTCGCTGGTTGATCCGGGCGAAGAGAAGGCTTTCCTCGGCATTCAGAAGCTGATCAAGAAAACCTTCCAGCTCACGCCGGTGCCAGGCTTTTCGCCGGGCACTCATATGGAGCCCGCAGCGCCCGCCAGCCCGCCGCAACGTACCCGCGACAATCGTGAAGGGCGTGAATCCCGCGACGGGCGTGAACGTGGTGGCAATCGCGAAGCCCGCAGTAACGCCGTAGCCACACCGCCGCGCATGGCACCAGTGCGTGCCAACGCCGTTGCAGTTGTCCCGGCTTTGGGTGGCAGCGCCCGCACCGTTAACGAAATGCCAGATGCGCCGCTGATTGCGCACAATCGCCCCAAGCAGATTGCCGCTTTGTTCCTGCCACCGCGTTATCCGGTCAATTCGTCCGGGTCCTGA
- a CDS encoding branched-chain amino acid transaminase, with amino-acid sequence MSMADRDGVIWYDGKLVPWRDATTHVLTHTLHYGLGVFEGVRAYETPSGPAIFRLQDHTDRLFRSAHILGMKLPYTKEQLNAAQLAVVKENGLQSCYLRPMAFYGAGKLGVAPPLDDVHVIVAAWPWGAYLGTDGLEKGIRVKTSSFTRHHVNITMCKAKANGNYMNSILANTEATRDGYDEALLLDAEGYVAEGSGENVFIVRRGKLYTPDLTSALEGITRDTIVQLAEEHGIQVIEKRITRDEVYSADEAFFTGTAAEVTPIRELDGRTIGEGRRGPVTELLQSRYFASVKGQEGSRAEWLTPVK; translated from the coding sequence ATGTCGATGGCTGACCGCGATGGCGTCATCTGGTACGACGGCAAACTGGTTCCGTGGCGCGACGCGACCACGCACGTGCTGACCCACACGCTGCATTACGGCCTGGGCGTTTTCGAGGGCGTGCGCGCTTACGAAACACCAAGCGGCCCGGCTATCTTCCGCCTGCAGGATCACACCGATCGCCTGTTCCGCTCCGCCCACATCTTGGGCATGAAGCTGCCGTACACCAAAGAACAACTGAACGCTGCCCAACTGGCCGTGGTGAAAGAAAACGGTCTGCAATCGTGCTATCTGCGCCCGATGGCGTTTTATGGCGCGGGCAAGCTGGGTGTGGCTCCGCCTCTAGATGACGTGCACGTGATCGTCGCTGCCTGGCCGTGGGGCGCGTACCTGGGTACTGATGGCCTGGAAAAAGGCATCCGTGTGAAGACTTCGAGCTTCACCCGCCACCATGTCAATATCACCATGTGTAAAGCCAAGGCTAACGGCAATTACATGAACTCGATCCTCGCCAACACCGAAGCCACCCGCGACGGTTACGACGAAGCACTGCTGCTGGATGCCGAAGGCTACGTGGCAGAAGGCTCGGGCGAGAACGTGTTCATTGTGCGTCGTGGCAAGCTGTACACGCCTGATCTGACCAGTGCGCTGGAAGGCATCACCCGCGACACCATCGTGCAACTGGCTGAAGAACACGGCATTCAGGTCATCGAAAAACGCATTACCCGCGACGAAGTCTATAGTGCGGATGAAGCGTTCTTCACCGGTACTGCCGCCGAAGTCACGCCGATTCGCGAACTTGATGGCCGCACCATTGGGGAAGGCCGTCGTGGTCCGGTTACCGAACTGCTGCAATCCCGTTACTTTGCCAGCGTGAAGGGCCAGGAAGGCTCCCGCGCTGAGTGGCTGACCCCTGTCAAGTGA
- a CDS encoding zinc-finger domain-containing protein: MSQLKENTLREIEVGASDLPLHCPMPDMVSWNAHPRVFLPIEKTGEALCPYCGTRYRLKAGEVLKGHH; this comes from the coding sequence ATGAGTCAACTGAAAGAAAATACCCTGCGTGAGATCGAAGTCGGTGCCAGCGATTTGCCGCTGCACTGCCCGATGCCGGATATGGTGAGCTGGAACGCCCATCCGCGCGTGTTTTTGCCGATTGAAAAAACCGGTGAAGCACTGTGCCCGTACTGTGGCACCCGCTATCGTCTGAAAGCTGGCGAAGTGCTCAAGGGTCATCACTGA
- the waaF gene encoding lipopolysaccharide heptosyltransferase II, translating into MKKILIVAPAWVGDAIMAQPLYRRLAERHPGVQIDVLAPPWTRPVHARMPEISETIDNPFGHGSLRLAQRIKLGRQLKQRGYDQVIVLPNSLKSALIPWFAGIPVRTGWVGEARFILMNDTRTLNPLALPQMVERFAALADDAGKPLQRPVPHPRLKIDEASRTAALNKLGLTADRPIIACCPGAEYGPAKRWPANHFAALARQRMAQGDQVWLFGSNKDDEIASEIAALAPGAVNLCGKTSLAEAIDLMSLAQVVVANDSGLMHVAAGLDRPLVAIYGSSSPEFTPPLSNRAEIVTLDLECSPCFERVCPLGHMNCLNQLEASRANRAIEKLLLLGAHT; encoded by the coding sequence ATGAAAAAAATACTGATCGTGGCCCCAGCCTGGGTTGGCGACGCCATCATGGCTCAGCCGCTGTACCGCCGTCTGGCCGAGCGCCATCCTGGCGTGCAGATTGACGTGCTCGCGCCACCGTGGACGCGCCCGGTTCATGCGCGCATGCCCGAGATCAGCGAAACCATCGACAACCCGTTTGGTCATGGCTCGTTGCGGCTGGCGCAGCGCATCAAACTGGGAAGGCAACTCAAGCAACGTGGCTACGATCAAGTCATTGTGCTGCCCAACTCGCTCAAATCGGCGCTGATTCCGTGGTTTGCCGGTATTCCGGTGCGCACTGGCTGGGTAGGTGAAGCGCGTTTCATCCTGATGAATGACACCCGCACGCTCAATCCGCTGGCTCTACCGCAAATGGTGGAGCGTTTTGCCGCACTGGCTGATGACGCGGGCAAACCATTGCAACGCCCGGTGCCGCATCCGCGCCTGAAGATCGATGAAGCCTCGCGCACGGCTGCGTTGAACAAACTGGGCCTGACTGCAGATCGCCCCATCATCGCCTGTTGCCCTGGCGCCGAATATGGCCCTGCCAAACGCTGGCCGGCCAATCACTTTGCCGCACTGGCTCGTCAACGCATGGCGCAAGGCGACCAGGTCTGGCTGTTTGGCTCCAACAAGGATGATGAAATTGCCAGCGAGATTGCCGCTTTGGCACCCGGTGCGGTCAATCTGTGTGGCAAAACCAGCCTGGCGGAAGCGATTGACCTGATGTCGCTGGCACAAGTGGTGGTCGCCAATGATTCGGGCTTGATGCATGTCGCGGCCGGGCTGGATCGCCCGCTGGTAGCCATTTATGGCTCCAGTTCACCCGAATTCACGCCGCCGCTATCCAACCGGGCTGAGATCGTCACGCTGGATCTGGAATGCAGCCCCTGTTTTGAGCGCGTTTGCCCGCTTGGCCACATGAATTGCCTTAATCAGCTGGAAGCCAGTCGCGCCAATCGTGCCATCGAAAAACTGCTTTTGCTGGGCGCGCATACCTGA
- the flhF gene encoding flagellar biosynthesis protein FlhF, whose amino-acid sequence MVVKKFYGATTRDALRQVRDELGPDALILSNRQVSGGGVEIMAVADSDVATLTGVKTGGASRTPSRANGARLLRSIHDDTPATPTGRALERSYAIPDEEHEDSEPSLADLAPTPQSNAPLPTPVPTPAAPTTYASLLDEPLPRQTAPVQPAPAVTPSLGLKSTPPRREEPLRTATNFRYEDANASQPSPPNKEAMEDIAREIRLLRGLMESQIAGMAWGELSRHAPEKLEVLRQLLAGGFSPALSRQLIEKMPDIGIEQGLRWIKAALVHNLPASSDDLIERGGTFALIGPTGVGKTTTVAKLAARCALLHGPDSVALLTTDSYRIGAQDQLRIYGRIIGIPVHDVKDQTDLELTLADLSDRHLVLIDTVGMGQRDQRIGEQLALFGQDRVSTILLLAANAAPATLDDVARRYKNPTLAGCILTKLDETMSQGGCLDVAIRHRLQLQFVTNGQRVPEDLHRANVEYLIDRSFRGAADNPVFQLRQDEYPLYMSSQTGATEVPLDLNVRNRRG is encoded by the coding sequence ATGGTCGTCAAAAAATTCTACGGCGCCACCACCCGAGATGCGCTTCGGCAAGTTCGGGACGAACTTGGCCCCGACGCTCTGATTTTGTCCAACCGCCAGGTTTCCGGTGGCGGGGTCGAGATCATGGCTGTTGCCGACTCGGACGTCGCTACCCTTACTGGTGTAAAAACCGGCGGTGCATCACGCACGCCGTCCCGGGCTAATGGCGCACGCCTGCTGCGTTCCATTCACGACGATACCCCTGCAACACCGACCGGTCGGGCGCTGGAACGCTCTTATGCCATCCCCGACGAAGAACACGAAGACAGCGAACCTTCGCTGGCTGATCTGGCTCCCACGCCACAAAGCAACGCCCCGCTTCCGACACCGGTGCCGACCCCTGCTGCGCCAACCACTTACGCCAGCCTGCTGGACGAACCACTGCCCCGGCAGACCGCGCCAGTGCAACCCGCGCCCGCAGTAACGCCGTCGCTTGGTTTGAAGTCGACACCGCCGCGCCGCGAAGAACCACTGCGCACTGCGACCAATTTCCGTTACGAAGACGCCAACGCCAGCCAGCCATCGCCGCCGAATAAAGAGGCCATGGAAGACATCGCGCGCGAAATCCGCTTGTTGCGCGGGCTGATGGAAAGCCAGATCGCTGGCATGGCCTGGGGCGAGTTGTCGCGCCATGCGCCAGAAAAACTCGAAGTATTACGTCAGTTGCTGGCCGGCGGTTTCTCGCCTGCCTTGAGCCGCCAGCTGATCGAAAAAATGCCGGATATCGGCATCGAACAAGGCTTGCGCTGGATTAAAGCCGCGCTGGTGCACAACCTGCCAGCCAGCTCCGATGATTTGATCGAACGCGGCGGCACATTTGCCCTGATCGGGCCGACTGGCGTGGGCAAGACCACCACTGTCGCCAAACTGGCCGCTCGCTGCGCGCTGCTGCATGGGCCGGACTCGGTTGCGCTGCTGACCACCGATAGCTACCGGATCGGCGCGCAAGATCAACTGCGCATTTATGGCCGCATCATTGGCATCCCGGTGCATGACGTCAAAGACCAGACCGATCTGGAACTGACACTGGCCGATTTGTCTGACCGCCATCTGGTGTTGATCGATACCGTGGGTATGGGTCAGCGGGACCAGCGCATTGGCGAACAATTGGCGCTGTTCGGCCAGGATCGGGTTTCGACCATCCTGCTGTTGGCGGCCAACGCGGCGCCAGCCACGCTGGATGACGTTGCCCGCCGCTACAAAAATCCAACATTGGCAGGCTGCATTCTGACCAAGCTGGACGAAACCATGAGCCAGGGCGGTTGTCTGGATGTGGCCATTCGCCACCGGCTGCAATTGCAGTTCGTCACCAATGGGCAGCGCGTGCCGGAAGACCTGCACCGCGCCAATGTTGAATACCTGATTGACCGCTCGTTCCGCGGCGCGGCCGACAACCCGGTATTCCAGCTGCGGCAGGACGAATACCCGCTGTATATGAGCTCGCAAACCGGGGCAACTGAAGTTCCGCTCGATCTGAATGTGAGAAACCGCCGTGGCTAA
- a CDS encoding MinD/ParA family ATP-binding protein — protein sequence MANGWLDQAAGLRALLSPTPCRSISLNGGRGGSGATTLAINLAAALAERQREVLLLDEFEGLSNSLHRLRLAQAYHFESVLRREISLADAVVQTDAGFAILPVSARATMLAGLNERELSWLAQEFETLTAEVDFLLLDTRPTTLSGVPNLSLAADDVLIIVSQNAESITDAYATIKVLYTEYARREFRILVNRVASLEDASLLFDRIRSVATQYLGAEIRLRLIGYVPEDDKLKRAMRLGRTVIEAFPEAEASHAFRQLADAMLRWKRPNQSQETPGHFVYRLVESSRILTDRLQN from the coding sequence GTGGCTAATGGCTGGCTGGATCAAGCGGCCGGCTTGCGGGCTTTGCTTAGCCCGACACCGTGTCGCAGCATCAGCCTCAATGGCGGCCGCGGTGGCAGTGGTGCCACCACCTTGGCGATCAACCTCGCCGCCGCTCTAGCCGAACGGCAACGTGAAGTGTTGCTGCTAGATGAGTTTGAAGGGCTGTCCAACTCTTTGCATCGCTTGCGACTGGCGCAGGCTTATCACTTTGAATCCGTTCTGCGTCGCGAAATCTCGCTGGCCGACGCGGTGGTGCAAACCGATGCCGGTTTCGCCATCCTGCCGGTCTCTGCCCGCGCCACCATGCTGGCGGGCTTGAACGAGCGCGAACTCTCCTGGCTGGCGCAAGAGTTTGAAACGCTCACGGCAGAAGTCGACTTCCTGCTGCTCGATACCCGCCCGACCACCCTGTCTGGTGTTCCAAATCTGTCTTTGGCCGCTGACGACGTGCTGATCATCGTCTCGCAAAACGCCGAGTCGATCACCGACGCGTACGCCACGATCAAGGTGCTGTACACCGAATACGCCCGGCGCGAATTCCGCATTCTGGTCAACCGTGTTGCCAGCCTGGAAGACGCCAGCCTGCTGTTCGACCGCATTCGCAGCGTTGCCACGCAATATCTGGGTGCGGAAATTCGTCTGCGCCTGATTGGTTATGTGCCGGAAGATGACAAACTCAAACGCGCCATGCGCCTGGGCCGCACGGTGATCGAGGCTTTTCCTGAAGCGGAAGCCAGCCATGCTTTCCGGCAACTAGCCGATGCCATGCTGCGCTGGAAGCGCCCGAATCAGTCGCAAGAAACGCCGGGACACTTTGTTTACCGGCTCGTGGAATCCAGCCGGATTCTCACCGACCGCTTGCAGAACTGA
- a CDS encoding ABC transporter permease codes for MPDTSPPTLSTLAELRHDDRGEFLYLAGRLDSNGSAAVWPATRTFARKDLRINAAAVDYCDGAGLALLYELIQSGGVVEGLPQRYTALLNELDPQTPLKVEAPATRPGFLIRLGSKAADVWRGVYDLLAFTGELTEAWLVLLRRPSILRWGDMIEQCVKAGVNALPIVLLVAFLLGVILAFQSAVPMRQFGAELFVANLVGLALVRELAPLMTAVLLAGRTGAAFAAELGTMKVNEEINALVTLGLEPVRFLVLPRILAVTLMAPLLTVLAEVVGIFGAGLVLLSFNIPLTTSAAQVMDSVGFSDYIGGLAKATVYGFGIAVIGCRRGLNTGAGASAVGASTTQAVVSAIVMLVVSDGLFAVAFYYLGW; via the coding sequence ATGCCAGATACCTCGCCGCCGACGCTGTCCACGCTTGCTGAACTGCGCCACGATGATCGTGGCGAGTTTCTCTATCTGGCCGGTCGGCTGGACTCCAATGGCAGTGCCGCGGTCTGGCCCGCCACCCGTACCTTTGCTCGCAAAGACTTGCGGATCAACGCCGCTGCAGTGGATTACTGCGATGGCGCCGGTCTGGCTCTGTTGTATGAGCTAATCCAGAGCGGCGGCGTGGTTGAAGGTTTGCCGCAACGCTATACCGCGCTACTCAATGAGCTCGATCCCCAGACACCACTCAAGGTGGAAGCTCCGGCAACGCGACCCGGCTTTCTGATTCGCCTGGGTAGCAAAGCCGCCGATGTCTGGCGCGGTGTTTACGATCTGCTCGCCTTTACCGGCGAACTGACTGAAGCGTGGCTGGTATTGCTACGTCGCCCGAGTATTTTGCGCTGGGGCGACATGATCGAGCAGTGCGTCAAAGCTGGCGTCAACGCTTTGCCCATCGTGTTGTTGGTGGCGTTTTTGTTGGGTGTCATTCTGGCCTTCCAGTCTGCTGTGCCCATGCGCCAGTTTGGCGCGGAATTATTCGTCGCCAATCTGGTCGGTCTGGCTTTGGTACGCGAACTGGCGCCTCTGATGACTGCCGTTCTGCTGGCTGGGCGCACTGGCGCTGCCTTTGCGGCAGAACTGGGCACCATGAAAGTGAATGAAGAAATCAATGCGCTGGTCACGCTGGGACTGGAACCCGTGCGTTTTCTGGTGCTGCCACGCATTCTGGCCGTTACGCTGATGGCGCCGTTGCTCACGGTGCTGGCCGAGGTCGTTGGTATTTTCGGTGCCGGGCTGGTGTTGTTGAGCTTCAATATCCCGCTCACTACCTCCGCCGCCCAAGTCATGGATTCGGTCGGGTTTTCCGATTACATCGGCGGTTTGGCCAAGGCCACCGTCTACGGTTTTGGTATTGCGGTGATCGGCTGTCGGCGTGGCTTGAACACGGGTGCCGGAGCCAGCGCGGTTGGCGCCAGCACCACGCAGGCGGTGGTTAGCGCGATTGTCATGCTGGTGGTGTCCGATGGCTTGTTTGCTGTCGCCTTCTACTACCTGGGGTGGTAG
- a CDS encoding ABC transporter ATP-binding protein, giving the protein MDIIKVENLTCAYGRNIVLKDVNLTVQEGEILTILGGSGCGKSTLLKHMIGLETPRRGHVLIKGENLTLADGDERRRILSQFGVAYQSGALFGSMTVLENVMLPLESYTRLDAAARDLVARLKLRQVGLEQFADYLPSALSGGMQKRAAIARALALDPAILFLDEPSAGLDPITSAELDALIKRLAQVLGLTFVVVTHELASIFAIADRAIMLDKQNKGIIAEGTPTDLRDHHPDPRVTRFFRRGAT; this is encoded by the coding sequence ATGGACATCATCAAGGTTGAGAACCTCACCTGCGCCTATGGCCGCAATATCGTACTCAAGGACGTCAACCTGACTGTACAGGAAGGTGAAATCCTGACCATTCTGGGCGGCTCCGGGTGTGGCAAATCCACGCTTCTTAAACACATGATCGGGCTGGAAACACCGCGCCGCGGGCACGTGCTGATCAAGGGCGAAAACCTCACCCTGGCCGATGGCGATGAGCGGCGGCGCATTCTGTCGCAGTTTGGCGTGGCGTATCAATCGGGCGCCTTGTTTGGCTCCATGACGGTGCTTGAAAACGTCATGTTGCCACTGGAGTCCTACACCCGGCTGGACGCCGCCGCGCGTGATCTGGTGGCGCGTCTCAAGCTACGTCAGGTGGGGCTCGAACAATTTGCCGACTACCTGCCCTCGGCGCTTTCCGGCGGCATGCAAAAACGCGCAGCCATTGCCCGGGCACTGGCGCTGGACCCGGCCATTCTGTTTCTGGATGAACCATCCGCCGGGCTGGACCCGATCACCTCTGCCGAGCTGGACGCCCTGATCAAACGACTTGCGCAGGTGCTGGGGCTAACCTTTGTGGTGGTCACACACGAACTCGCCAGCATCTTTGCGATTGCCGATCGGGCCATCATGCTGGATAAACAGAACAAGGGCATCATTGCCGAAGGCACGCCCACCGATTTACGCGACCATCATCCGGACCCACGCGTAACCCGGTTCTTTAGACGCGGAGCAACATGA
- a CDS encoding MlaD family protein, protein MTHSKHYFRLGLFVVIAVITAALLFIAFGAGRWLGKSVTMETYFDESVQGLDVGSKVRYRGVTVGEVSKISFTYTKYQLDSPPSERLQYVLVETRLRPELFGGKTMQLPSQETLQREIDRGLRVRITPQGLTGTSYLEIDYFNPYSNRPLAISWAPLDLYIPSAHSAVSQLMSATQDIITRMQKLDVETTVTRLNHLLATTDDKLGQIPMASIAKSLDSVAGKLDKLPLDQLVSDARAMLNEVHATSAQLHAMLDAPGMASAPTNLAVSSAKLRELLESPQLSDSLKHLDQTMSRLDELTAGHEGELGETLMNLHSASDDLRRLTDRANSNPGSLLFGSTPTPYPLPAQ, encoded by the coding sequence ATGACGCATAGCAAGCATTACTTTCGGCTGGGATTATTTGTGGTGATCGCCGTGATCACCGCAGCGCTGCTGTTCATCGCGTTTGGTGCGGGCCGCTGGCTGGGCAAAAGCGTCACCATGGAAACGTATTTCGATGAATCGGTCCAAGGTCTGGATGTCGGTTCCAAGGTGCGCTATCGCGGCGTAACCGTGGGCGAAGTCAGCAAAATTTCATTTACCTACACCAAATATCAGCTGGATTCCCCGCCGTCCGAGCGGCTGCAATATGTGCTGGTCGAAACGCGTTTGCGCCCCGAACTGTTTGGCGGCAAAACCATGCAATTGCCCAGCCAGGAGACGCTGCAGCGCGAGATAGACCGCGGTTTGCGGGTGCGGATTACACCGCAGGGGCTGACTGGCACCAGTTATCTGGAAATCGACTACTTCAACCCGTACAGCAACCGGCCGCTCGCGATTTCCTGGGCGCCGCTCGATTTGTATATCCCGTCTGCCCATAGTGCCGTTTCGCAGTTGATGAGTGCCACCCAAGACATCATCACCCGCATGCAAAAGCTGGATGTAGAAACCACCGTGACCCGCTTGAATCACCTGCTGGCCACCACCGACGACAAATTGGGGCAGATTCCCATGGCCAGCATCGCCAAATCGCTCGATAGCGTTGCCGGCAAGCTGGACAAACTCCCACTGGACCAATTGGTGAGCGATGCGCGGGCGATGCTCAACGAGGTGCATGCCACCAGTGCGCAGCTGCATGCCATGCTGGACGCGCCAGGCATGGCCAGTGCGCCGACCAATCTGGCTGTCAGCAGCGCAAAACTGCGTGAGTTGCTGGAAAGCCCGCAACTAAGTGACTCGCTCAAACATCTGGATCAAACCATGTCGCGGCTGGATGAGCTTACCGCCGGGCACGAAGGCGAACTGGGAGAAACCTTGATGAACCTGCACTCGGCCAGCGATGATTTGCGCCGCCTGACTGATCGCGCCAACAGCAATCCAGGCAGTCTGCTGTTTGGCAGCACGCCTACCCCTTACCCGTTGCCCGCCCAATGA